The nucleotide window AGGACAAAAACCTCACCGAGAAGATTAGCAAAATCCTGGCAAAGCGAAAACAGCTGGACAAATTGGACTTGACGTCCGACCTGCGTAGAGCCGACGACTACATTGCCGAACTTGAATTGAGTAGAGACCTCAGCCAGGTGGTAGTCCATCTCGACTGCGATGCGTTTTATGCCGCGGTCGAGGAGCTCGATCGTCCGGAACTGAAAGATGTTCCGTTTGCTGTGGGGAAAGGGGTCTTAACAACATGCAACTATCATGCAAGGAAGTTTGGCTGCCGTTCGGGCATGGCAGGGTTTGTGGCTATGAAACTTTGCCCACAGCTCATTTGTGTGCCCATGAACTTTCAAAAGTACATGGCCAAAGCAGAAGAGGTCCGCCAAGTACTGGCCCTCTACGACCCTGGCTTTGAAAGTGCCAGTTGCGATGAGGCCTACCTCAACCTCACAGAGTACTGCAAAGAGCATCATCTGACTCCGGAAGAGGCAGTCAGCCAGATGCGCGCAGATGTCTTTGAGAAGGCTAAAATCACTGTGTCCGCTGGTATTGCAGCCAACGCAAAGCTTGCAAAGGTTTGTTCGAACATCAACAAGCCCAATGGGCAGTTTCTCCTTCCCAGCGACAGACAGACAATCATGGAGTTTATGAGAACGCTTCCGACACGCAAGGTGAACGGCATCGGCCGTGTTTTCGaacgagagcttgacgccGTAGGGGTCAAAACATGTGGAGACATCTATGCCCACCGCGCGTGCCTAGCCAAGCTCTTCGGGCAAAAGGCATTCCAATTCCTGATGCAGTGCTACCTAGGCCTAGGCCGCACAGTCATCAAGCGCGCCGAAGACTACGAGCGCAAGAGCGTCGGCACTGAGACCACCTTCAAGGAACTGCAATCACCCGACGCTCTACGCGGTAAGCTTCGCTACATTGCCGAAGAACTAGAAGGCGACCTGAAGCGCACCGAATATAAAGGCCGAACCCTCTGCATCAAGATCAAACTCCACACGTACGAAGTGCACACTCGACAAACCACCCCTCCCTTTGCCGTCCACAAAGCAGACGACTTGTACAAGTACAGTCTCCCCATGCTAGAAAAACTCATGAAAGAGATTCCAAGTATGAAGTTACGACTAATGGGCTTACGCGTCACACACATTATCAGCACAAAGAAACCAGGCATCGACTTCTTCGGCCGCGCAGCAGCAAAACCATCCACAACCGCAACCGCAACCAAATCCACCACGCCAAAAGACGACGCAGCAGCCTGGGAAACCTGGCCAGAAGAAGAATTCGAAGAAGCAGCTCGCCAAGAACGCAACGACGAGATGAATGAGCTGGAGAAATTATCCCAGGAACAAGACCAGCAAGAAACGACGACTCCAGAACCCACGTGGGCCTGCCCTATCTGCAGTATCCCCCAACCACCAGACGACACGAGCTTCAACGCGCACATCGATTACTGTCTGTCAAAACAGACGATCAAGGAAGTTGTAAAGTCTACTACTGCGCCGCTGCCACTACTGGACAGGCAGAACAGCGCCGCAAAGACTGGGCTGAAAAAGGgaggcggtggtggtggtggtaACAAGCGCGCGAGAACAAAAGGTGAAACGCAGTCCGGGTCTGAAGAGCAAGCGAGAGAGAAGCGGCGGGCGTTTTTCTCACTGGGTAATGGGTGAAAACGTTTCGGGGACTCAGGGTAGTATTTAAACGTAGGTAAACGATGATAACGTGCAAGCATTGCCATATATATCAAACCGTCGGTAGATAAATACATACATTGATTAGAAGATTACATTTACATTGCATTGCGTTGCATTGCTCACACAGCCACATTACTTAATTTCAGGTGTTACAAGATAATTAGGAGATGGTGACAGTCAATGTCAGTGTCGACGATAATAACAACAATAAGAACGGCATCAACAACAATAAGTCAATAAAGTCAGATGCAAAAGGGGATATCCAACGAGTGAAAGACAGAGGGAAAACAGATGAATAAAAGCGATCGACATGAAGCAGAGAAAACAAACTCTGTGGTCTAGTCCCTGTTTGACCTTTCTTTTTCTCTTGGTGGGACAATTTGCCAGCACACACACACTACCACGTGCACACACACCAAAGCCACGTCTTCAACCACCCCGCAccaaaaagaaaagaaggcGAAGACGAAAATGAaaaaaagaaagaaaaaaaggCCATCACGGGGTAAACCAACAAACCAACACTCCACCCCACCCCTAGCCTACCATACTTCAAAGAAACCCCCTCTCCGGCTGAACCCTCTTCCTCGAAATATCAACCATAGCCACCGACCCGGACCCCAAAATCCTAGCCTCCCTATTCCCACCCACACCACCACAGGGGCTGGTACTGGCACTGCCGCTGCCCTCGCTAAAGCCAGGGGGAGCAGGCCATGATATGTCTCTCTCCGCCTGGGAGAACGAGTACGCGGCCAGGTCCATGTTCATGGTCGGGGGGTGCGAGCGCAAAGGGTTGAGGCCCAAGTGCGGGGGCAGGTAAGAATTGGAATGGCCCTGACGGGCGATGAAATCGAGTGGTGATACATTGTTCAAGCATGGCATGCTTTTCTGCTGGCGGGGTAGCGAGTCTGTTCGGGGACTGTATGTTTCTGGGTGGGCAGTGTAGGAAGTGTCTGCGCCCGAgtcgtgcttggtgttgcCGTCTCGCGATTGGGAACGATGAACCTCAACTTTGAGCTGGGGTTTCTCTTGTTCGACCTCTTCTGGGATGCCTTCTGGGATACCCTTTTCGCTTTCGCGGCGACGCTCGTAGGCTTGGCGTATGTGCTCACCAGCAGCGTGGGAGAGGGAGAGACTTTCAATTTTGTCGCTTATGCGGCGTAGATCGTCTTGGATCATTGTTACGCCTCGGCTTATTGGCCGTGGTGGCGATGCCGGACGAACTTGCTGGGTTTGCGGGCGACTAGGTGGTGGTGACGCCGACGGTGGAAGGACTTCCAGCGTTTGTGGGCGGCTCGATGGCGGCGAAGCTGAGGATCGGAAGATTTTTTGAGTTTGTGGTCGACTTGATAGCGGTGAAGCCGACGGTGGAAGAACTTCCAGAGTTTGCGGACGACTCGGTGCTGGTGATGACACCGGTGGAAGAATCTGCTGAGTCTGTGGTCGGCTTGATGGCGGTGATGATGCCGGCGGAAGAGCTTGTTCAGTTTGGGGGCGGCTTGGTACGGGTTGCTCTGCTATTGAAGTATTTCCTGACGCGTTGCTCGAGTTTAGGTAATGGTCCACAAGGTCATGGGTGGTTGAGCCCTCAAGCTCTACAGGTGCGTTTTTTCCAGACATGTGGTCCCAGGTGCGTTGCCAGCACCACGACTGTTGCTGCGTGGCCTCCAGGTACTCCGCCTGGTTATTAATGACCCATTCGGGCACGCGTTTAAGATCGGTGTTTAGGAAGTACCAGACATCTTCTGTATGCTGAAGGTCTCGTACGTCGACTGACAGAGTCGAAAGAAGCTGTAAGATGCCATATAAAAGCACCCAACGCCCAAGACGTGCTTCGCGTGGCGAAACGTGTTTCACGTCCGTAGTGAGTTCAAATTGCTCAAACTCATCGATAAGTGTCGATCCTGCCGCGTTTGTCAGTAGAGACTATAAAAGGCCTCAATGCCAACTTACCGTTGAAGCCGACGCCAAGCCTTTCGATGTTTGTTGCCTCAGTAAAGATGAGTGAAAGCTGCAATTGCGCTTTTGCATCCTTGGTGGTCTCAGGGGTAGATGTCTTGGTTTTGTCTTTCTTCAAAGACGAGAAAAAgcccttcttctccttgtctTTGCCTTCTTTTGGTACCTCTTTGGGCAGCAAAGGGTAAGGATGCGGAATGTGGGCATATCCGTTCTTGTTGTCGTATGCCACTAGCATCTCTGTCATGCCAAGTTCCGGAAGATCCGCTTTGAAAGCACTGTTCTGCCGATGCGTCATCTCCCACTTCCTAGAGGAGCGCTCCTCACGTGGATACCAAACTACGTCCCGGTCAACAAGGTAATCGTACAATGACCCGAAGTCTTCCTGCAACGCCCTAGCAACCTTGCGATTAAGCCAGGCCCTGTCTGGAGTCGGTGGCCAGCAGCCATAATTGCGAGTATAGTAGCTGACGAGAAATTGACGGAAAGCTTGGTAGCTCTGGTAGACTGTACTGTTGGTAGACTTTGTAGCGTCTCCATACAGATCATCGAAGTTGAAGCTGGTCAACTTGTCTTCTGCTTCCATGACGCGCAATTGCAGCGTCTTCGCAGCAAGCCCCAGGCTTCGTCTCGTGACTACAGATAAGCGCTTAAAGTCCGGGTGTTCCTCAAGTTCGTGATTCATGATACCCGAAAGATGCACGAAGCTTTCGAGGTAGCCTTGTCGCCATCTGACAGCATCCTGCTCAGCCCATGCAAGAAGCGCCATGGCGTGTTTGGGGCTGTTGCGTACGTCATTAAACCCATGATCAGTAAGGTATTTTGTGATCATATGCACACTGCGTTCCCGAGCTGACAATCCGGATTGTGCATCCGACTCAAGATCGTACATGATCTGTATCTCAGGTTGCAGGGTATTCAGCATTTCAAAAATGTCCGCGCCCACGATAGGTTTGCCATGCAGCAATGCCAGGAAGTTGCGTATGGCAACATGGTGTAGCCTTTGTCCTTGTGGTGTATGTATCCTACTAGGCGCTGTGAACCAGATCTCGTGGGTCGGATTGCGCTGATGGGTCCCGAGAAATGGAGGGGGCGAATTGGAGCGTTCCATGGTGGAGTATCCAGATAGATGTTGGGCACTCGAAGCTGTTCTTGATTCTGCTCTGGCGGACGTTCCATCTGGAGGTGTTTGACCATACAGTCTTCGTTGCGTATGTTGTTGGGAGAGGGTTCGCGAGAAATTCTGGGGCGGTGGGCTTGTATCTTCTGAGAGGTTCCAGTCATCAACGTCGTTATCATCTATCTGGCCATACTGCAAAGCGTTGAGCAACCAAGTGGACCCGGAGTTTTGGAGCACGTCCAGTTCTGCCCTGAGTGAGGGTATCGGGATATCATCATCGGCTTGCTCCTCCTTGAAGTATATGAGAACGCTACCATGCTGCATGTCTTCGTCCTAAGAGAAGTATTAGATGGATTGATGTCTCGAAAGAACAAAGACTTACCACGTCGAATCCGCCGTACGGAAGTAATCCGTCTTTGCCGCCTTTCCACACCATGAAATTCGCCCATGATTTGTGATATGTTGGCATGGGAGGATGGGAAGCGACAGAGTCGGATCGGAAAGCAGGGGGAGCATAAACTGGAATGGCTTTGGTCGGTACTCCTGCCCCTCTACCACGGGGAGCTTTTGTTTCTTTGCCTTTAGCCTGGTACTTTGCCTTGTCCTTGCTCTTGGAAGAGTGATCCGACGTTATGGaagcagcatcagcagtCCTTGGTGGGCGAGAGCGACTTTGGACCGAGGCATTAGAGTATGGTGCTCGACTACTACTACCACCGTTCGAAGAACCACTGTGCGATGTCGTACGACTAAGGGTACTGGATTCGGTGAAGGTGCGGGACATGCCAGTCCGTGAGTTGTGCATACTGGGCGCGTGCGTCATGGCGGTAGACGGACGCCATCCAGCCTCATGTTCGTAGATGGAGGCCGGACCCTTTCCTTTGGATACAGCATgtttctctttcttctcgACCTCTTTCTGCTGGACCTTGCGACTGCGGGCGCCGCGTGCAGACATTGTTTGAACAGGACGACGACAGGACCATCAATTCAATTCGTGGCCAAGGTGGTGGGGAATTGGTGCAATTTTGGTTCTTATTGTTCAAGGATAGCCATAAAAGGCAGGGAACACGTCGGGGCGACTCGAGAGGGTGGTCGTATTCTAATTAAAAGCGATGACAATGCAGGGCGCGGCTGGAAAAGCGTGCGACTGCGACGTGGAAAGGGAGCATTGAAGAACCTCACGGGTCAGACAGGAAGGACGGCAGGTGTGAGAGGGAAACCTTATTAAGGATGCGCGCCCAGGTTGCTCGAATTGAAGTCGTATAGACAGAATGTACCGTATGCTCTGGAAAACCCGTGTCCCTCATTTGGTCTCACAGGATGTGGAGCACAGGGCAATTTCCAAATCGGGCTGGCGGCTGATAAGAAAGTGTAGCCGGTGCGAGTTTGCGCGCGAAGCGAGCAGCCACCAAAGGCGTTCGCAGAAGAAGTGCAACAAGGAGCGTACAGATGGCAATGGTTCTACCAGTTGTGTGCCTGGTTCTGAGGCTAAAAGGGGGCCGAATTGCGTACGTGAGAGGGTGATAGACAGTCCGGCTGATTATTGACTTCTTTTTCTGGGCGTCAGCAATCCACTTGCTTATCGCCCATCGCCCAGGAGGATGCTGGACAACAGTCCTTGTAGGCAAAAATGAGAGAGAAAGTGGTAAATCACAGCCTATATGGACGAAGCTGATAAGTGCTGGTGTCCAAGAGTTATACTACCATCTCAGTGGTTAAGCCCAGACTGCCATGCCATGTTCCCCATCTTGGTCCGGCTCCAGAGAAAGCTTGGGCCCAGGGGGGCGGATGATGAACGAGACGATCGTTCGGAACGAGACGATTCAGGCCGCAACGGCCGCTTTTGTTCGGCGTACCTCCTAGTACGAAGTGAGGGCAACGCGTCGACCAACGATCTCGCCATATCGGATTCGTATGTATGTACCGGTACGATTCAGGAGCGGGACCAACAGAACGACAGACAACAAACGACACCTGTCCATCAAACCGTGGCGTTTGCGTTGTTATTGCACGCCATGCACGCCGCGCCACCAACGCGGACCAAAGCAAAACACTCAAGGGCTGACGCACCAAATAAGTAGGTAGGCACTGAAGCAGTTGGGCTTCCCGTGCTCCATTGCTCAAGCGGAAACAGTGGTGGATAAGGCAAGGCCTGCAGTGGACATGAAATTTTCAAGCTTGTTGTGCTTGTGTATGAAAGGTGACGGCGTCATGTTTTGGTTCGCTGGAAATGAGGAAGGCACGATCCAGCCACACAACACCAGCCTCCCCCGCCTCAGGTATAACCCACATGCCCACTTTTAAAGTAGACTAGCCCGCCATACGTCACTCTATAACACTACGAGCATCCTTTGGCCAGCGTCCTTGCCGACAAGCCGCTGCAAAACAAGATCAATCCTGGTTTGCCTCATAGCTGCCTGATATTAAAAGCGACCTGTCCTACCTTTTCCTGTGCGACAGTGTCTTGCATCTCTTGTCGCTTTGCACCTGTTTGGCGCTTCCCTCCTCCAGCCAGCACTAGGCGCCCAAAAGTGCTTCACCTGACGGCTCTATCAAAAGCAAACACCATCCGCACACAAGCACTTTCCATCATCAAGCCACCGTCAACATGTCGTTTTCCGGCCTATCCTTCATCTTTTGGCGCGTCTTCCAAATCATCACCCTCATACCCACGCTAGGCATGTTAGCTTGGTTTGTCGACTGGTACAACAGCCGCAACCTACTCACACCAGTTTCAATTCTGGTCCTCTTCATCGTATCCGTACTCGGCGCAGTATGGGCATTGGGAACCCTCTTCCTCTACACACGCGCAAAGCACTCGGCCAAGTTTGTTGCCTTTGTCGATCTACTGTTCATGGGAGCCTTCATTGGAGCCGTTTATGCACTCCGTGGCATTGCCGACGCCGACTGCTCTGGTTGGCAGAGAAATGGCTCCTACAGCTCTGATCTCGGATTGTTCACCATCTCTGGATCCTCGTATGGGTTTGACATTGACCGCCAATGCGCCATGCTAAAGGCGTCATGGGCTTTCGGTATCATGTGAGTAGCTTCCACAGAGTGAAAAAAGAAAAATAGACACTGACTCGTTATTAGGAACATCATCTTCTTTTTCATCACTGCTATCTTGGCTCTACTTGTCCATCATCACTACCGCTCTGATCGCGTTGTCGTCAAGCGCGAAGTCCACCGATCTCGCCATGGCCACCGCTCTCGCAGCCCTCGCTACTCGCACAGGAGCCAAAGCCGGAGCCGTCGCAGCTACGTCTAAAAAGAAACGCTCAATGACATGAGCAATGTAAATGGGATCAGGAAATTATGAGGATTAGGTTGGAGTTTGGGGCGCGACATGCAATAGCAGAGTCCGCGACGGTCGAGATGAGATTACGATTTTTCTTTTGATTTCGCGGATACCTATGAGCACTAGAATGCTTGAGCTAGATGCGATAACGTCTCGACATGAGCATGAGGATATGCCAGTTTCTAGGGTTTACTTGCCCTTTCTCAGTAGATAATTAACTCATTTCAAATCACCATCACAACCAAGCCGTGTCTTCCAGTAGTACGCCCATGACACGTCAACAGGCAGATTGTACTAACCACATTGTGTTGCTGCCCGACTTGGAATGATGTTGAAGGCTCAAACAGGCTGACCCTGCGAAGTCGTTGGTGATGCCGGGATACCCGTTGTTCACGTTATCATACTGTGCGCCGAGCACGCTACTTGACTCACGTATCTGACTACACAATTGCCAGCGGCTAAGGTCGCATTGGGTCCGGCGATGATGTGTATGTGAGTTTGATATTGCTACAAAATGCGAGGCGCATAACTCCCATGAGAGGTTCCGTATAAGCAATTCCACCCCGCCATGGTACTGATACAGTGGTGTCTTTACAATAACATGGCAATGCAACGCTGCAGCCATCTCCATTCCATCAAGTCGACACTGTCTCATCGTGTTGCACTACCACACCCTGAAAAGTGCCATGCCGCCCAATTGCCGCTCCACGCACTCTCGTGCCTCTATCACCCCCCGATCCGTCGTGAGGAACATGCACTCTCCAGGGTGCGTCAATCCCTTCACGTAGCTCGCTTCGCGCGACCTCGTAATCTTGGCCAAGTCCATGCTCGTCAGCCATATCCGCCGTGTGGGCTTGGAAATTAGCTTCATGTTCTTCAGCACCGGCTCGTTCTGCCAGTACTTCAGTCCCAACCATAACCGCCTCCGCGCCGGGTTCTCTGGAACGTGTATGTCGTGCACCTGTTCCTGGCCTAGTGGCGCCTTTACTTTCTTGCCCTCCGGCACGTCAATGGGGTAGGCCAGCCATGGCTCTTCTTGCAGCTTCCGCGCCATTATGTCTAATTGTTCGGGGTCTTGTTGTGCTTGTAGGAGGAAGGGCTTTGGTGGGGTTGGGCCGCCGAGTGTTACAGAGGAGAGAAAGCCTTCGCGCTGTAGACCGAGGGCAACCTTGACGTGCATCTTGGAGACGGGTATTGACGTCAGGCCGAGCCGGGCTTTTGAGGCGTTTTGCATGTGCGAGCAGACATGTGCGAGGTTGACGAGCGACATGTTGGCGGCGTCTGGAGGATTTTGCCCTCGATGGGCTGCGGCGTTTGGTGGGCGCGATGGCGGGGCTCCAACTTCGATATGACGGCCTCTCCGGTCAGCGACAATGTCGACAAGAATCAATTCAGCTGGTGCGAAGTTCAATTGCGCGCCGTGTCGTCGGTGGATGCTCAATGCAGCAAATTTCTGGTTGGCTCGGAGGTCCGCAAGTCACGAGTGGATCGTCGTGCCATTCGGTAGAGCTTGGGCCGGCGCCTATCAAACTCCCGCTAGCCAGGCGGGCGCTTCGAGGACGACACAAATAGAAGACAGCGCAGCTGTTGGCCGGAGTCATGGCAGGCTCATATGACAGCCTTGCGACGTATATATGCCTTTGATCTCATCAATCTTGATCCTGAGTGCTAACAGTTCGGTCCTACTTCCTATTTCCAACCATCTCCAGAGCCACATCTTGGCCCCCATATAGTCTGCGCAACTAACTGACTTCACACAAAATCACACTACCTAACACAATGCCTCCACAGCAGGGAGAAGTGTCTCTTTTGACACTGTGAGTTGTTTTCTCCCTAACTGATTCCACGTCTTACTGACCTTGCGATAGGTTTGCTGATGTCCATTACTACATCTCCCCGCCTTCGCAGCATCCCCCGCATCATCGCTTCGACAAAAGCTCCTATGTCTACCTCTACCACAACCCCATGCGCCAGAGCGGGCGGATAGAAATAGCCAACCATGCGGGTACTCCCAACCAAGATGCCTTCGCCGGTCGTACGTCTCTCGCGCACATTTGTTGCGAAAGGTACACAAACTGACGAGGTTGTTGAACAGAACTGGACACGGTCAAGATCGAACAGACATACAAGCACCCATGCTTATTCACTCTCACGGTTGATGCATTCCAGAGCCAAAATGGAAGCCAACCCCCCCACCAGGACATGTCACAATGGCACCTCCCCACACCAGACCCGTCTGGCCAGGGCAAATACATGTATAGACTGCACACGGTGGATCTGTACTTCTGGACACCCGAAGATGCGAGTCTGTTTCTAGACTCTATTCGGAGAGTATTGCAACCACATCAACTACAAATCGTGCGCAACCCAGATACCGCGCTAGCACACTCGGAACACAAGAACGACGCCTTGAGCCCAGTCATCGCCAGACTGGAGAACGCAGCCATATCACACACGAGCCGAAGCACAAGCATTAGCACCACACAGTCATTTCCGGGTCCCCCAAGTGCGCCCGCGCCCACATCACCGCCTCCCAACGAGCAGCTGCCCAACTATGCTCCCATGGCATACAACCCAGCTGCCCCAGCTGCCCCTGAGCCCATTGCCCATCGCGAAAAGACACCACCGCCGCCAGATGCCAACGACGGCACCGGTCTTGGAAGTGCTGCTGTGCATGATCAGCATGCTGCACAGTACGGCAACCCGCTGCAAACGTCTTTTGCGCCCCAGCCAACATCTGGCGCATACTTTCCTGGACCACCCGCACCAGGACAGGGCTTTACAGGGCCACCAAGCGCGTACCGTACAAACACAACGGGGTCAGTGCCAAGCGCAACCCAAACCCCGCCATCCTTCGCACCACCACCGTCTGCTCCTCCACCAGGTCAATACAATGGTCAAACCCCGCCACCTCCATCCCTACAGCGGTCCTCGACGGTGCCTGTCCAACAGTATGCCAACTACCCAAACTCTCCTGGCTTTCCCCCGGCCCCTCAATCACCTCCTGCGCACTCTGCCCTACCTTCTCCTGGCTTTCCTCCACAGCAGTACCAGCCGATGCCTTCTCCTGCTTTCTCGCAGTTTGCCTATGGCAGCACAGCGGAGCAAGGTCAGGCGCCAAACATACATCAGCAGTTGTACCGACCCACCGAGAGTGAGGCTGCTGTACATCATCATGAGAACCCCAACGCGCAACCCCGCAACTCCAACATCGGAAAACGGGTAGATAAAGTGGAGAAGGGGATTGGCAGTTTCCTGAAGAAATTGGACAAGAAGTTCTGAGTATCATATTGGGCATGCAATGTCTTGTATCTATATTGAAGCCTTTTAGCAAGCGTATAGTCATTTGATCGAGTGATGAATCTAATGCATCTCCAACAGTCTTCGTCATGAGCATAACGGGCGTCGCGTCTTCACATGCGATTAGAGGTCTGATCTGCAAGTGCCATCACCATGCAGCCAACCAGGCCAACCAGAAAGCACGCGCTAGTGAGTCCTGGGATCCCCCCAAAATAGCAGCAGACTTCGTACCCGTAGGTGACGTGAAGCTTAGGCGTTGCCTCCACGGCTGATGTGAGCGCTTGAGAGGGCATGATGGAGCTACGACAGCAAGTGCCGAAAGCCTGTTAAACTTTCAGTTCCTAGCAGATTACGGCATTGAAGGATGCAAGAGTTGGCTGGAACAGGGAAATTGGACCAGTTGCCCAGCCACAGCCCGCGGCAGACCCCCTTGGTCAACGCTTCCAATCAACGCAGCATCGCGCATCAAGCCTCAGCCATTCGCCAAGGGAAACATCCGGGCGCAGCCAGATCCTCAAGAGGACGCGCGACCTGCGACGTCCCCCTCATTGTCGTTTGACTGTTCCTCTGAAGAAGCCTCTCACACCGCTCACGCCTCGTATCCTCATCGCAATTTTGGCTTCACCACCGTTACCTAGACATTTTCATTACCACGGTTCGCCGTCGTCTAGTGCGAAACGAGGCCGAGGTCGTGGGCCCACCGAAGCTTGGGCGATCCGCCATTCTCCCGGGTGATCTCATTGTCAAAACAAAGCTTCGGGGACATTTCTTGGTTGAAGCATTTGACGTTTTACCGGCGGACCGTTATATGCTTGACGTTGAATCGATACCATGTTGTTACCCGCCCTTGAAGCAAGGGACGCCACTCTGGAAAGAAGAACCATCTCCAACGAAGCCAGGACCTCTGTTATAGTATGTTTGATCCCTCTGGCAATGATTGCGTTGTTTGCAAACGAAACATTCCGTTCTATATGTGCTGACGCTTGATTTGTAGGTTGGATGCATCGCAGGTTCCATCTTCATCATACTCGTAGTTACATACTTCACGACTCGTAAATACCGCACATCATCCCGCAACACACAAAAAGCACAACAACCGTCCAACGATAAGCTCCCTTCGTTATTTTCATGGAAGAACTTTCGCAAGCGTCCGCGTCGCAATGGCTACTCGACCACTTTGCAAGATACAGAGTATCGCGGAAGCGCCAGTAGGGCGAGTGGTGAGATGCGCGGGGCACCCACGTCCGATCCCGAGAGACAAATCAGTACCAGTGCGGCTGGGGTGGGTAGAAACACATCTATTCGCAGTGTCATGACGCTGCCAGCCTACTCGTCCGCCGCGAGGGAGAATGAGAGGGTACTAGCTCGCGAAGGCGAACGAGCAGGCATGGACAATGTCATCGAGTTACCAGAATCTTTagaagacgaggagagaCAACGAGAAGAAGAGATGGAATCACTATACCAAATAAGGCTGGCACGGCGAATCGAGGCAGCAGACAGAGAGGCACGACGGCAAGCGCGGCGAGAGGCGCGAGCACGAGGCGACGTCCAGGCTCTCGCAGACATTCGACGAAgagcagaagaagcagcagATCTCTCGGTATCCCAAATGCTCATCGCAGAGCACCAAACGCGAACGCGAACGCGAACGCGCGAGCAGCGAGTATCTTCTGTAGCCTACGGCGACCTAGGCGTCGCACGACACGACGGCACCCGCATACGCGGAAACTCGACCGAAAGCGACATCCGCCCTCTCCTCGACTCAGCCGCCTCCTTCTCCGGCCACTCCCGCAACGACACCCACCAGCGCGGCCTCTCGATAACCTCGCTCGCCCAATCCGTCGAATCCCGACCGTCTGAAGATTACGATTTCGCAGACGCTTCGCGCACAAACTCGCATTCCGCCAGTGG belongs to Pyrenophora tritici-repentis strain M4 chromosome 10, whole genome shotgun sequence and includes:
- a CDS encoding ZnF-Rad18 domain containing protein; protein product: MNELEKLSQEQDQQETTTPEPTWACPICSIPQPPDDTSFNAHIDYCLSKQTIKEVVKSTTAPLPLLDRQNSAAKTGLKKGGGGGGGNKRARTKGETQSGSEEQAREKRRAFFSLGNG
- a CDS encoding PAT1 multi-domain protein, coding for MPPQQGEVSLLTLFADVHYYISPPSQHPPHHRFDKSSYVYLYHNPMRQSGRIEIANHAGTPNQDAFAGQLDTVKIEQTYKHPCLFTLTVDAFQSQNGSQPPHQDMSQWHLPTPDPSGQGKYMYRLHTVDLYFWTPEDASLFLDSIRRVLQPHQLQIVRNPDTALAHSEHKNDALSPVIARLENAAISHTSRSTSISTTQSFPGPPSAPAPTSPPPNEQLPNYAPMAYNPAAPAAPEPIAHREKTPPPPDANDGTGLGSAAVHDQHAAQYGNPLQTSFAPQPTSGAYFPGPPAPGQGFTGPPSAYRTNTTGSVPSATQTPPSFAPPPSAPPPGQYNGQTPPPPSLQRSSTVPVQQYANYPNSPGFPPAPQSPPAHSALPSPGFPPQQYQPMPSPAFSQFAYGSTAEQGQAPNIHQQLYRPTESEAAVHHHENPNAQPRNSNIGKRVDKVEKGIGSFLKKLDKKF
- a CDS encoding mitochondrial 37S ribosomal uS8m domain-containing protein; the protein is MSLVNLAHVCSHMQNASKARLGLTSIPVSKMHVKVALGLQREGFLSSVTLGGPTPPKPFLLQAQQDPEQLDIMARKLQEEPWLAYPIDVPEGKKVKAPLGQEQVHDIHVPENPARRRLWLGLKYWQNEPVLKNMKLISKPTRRIWLTSMDLAKITRSREASYVKGLTHPGECMFLTTDRGVIEARECVERQLGGMALFRVW
- a CDS encoding Atrophin-1 multi-domain protein, producing the protein MSARGARSRKVQQKEVEKKEKHAVSKGKGPASIYEHEAGWRPSTAMTHAPSMHNSRTGMSRTFTESSTLSRTTSHSGSSNGGSSSRAPYSNASVQSRSRPPRTADAASITSDHSSKSKDKAKYQAKGKETKAPRGRGAGVPTKAIPVYAPPAFRSDSVASHPPMPTYHKSWANFMVWKGGKDGLLPYGGFDVDEDMQHGSVLIYFKEEQADDDIPIPSLRAELDVLQNSGSTWLLNALQYGQIDDNDVDDWNLSEDTSPPPQNFSRTLSQQHTQRRLYGQTPPDGTSARAESRTASSAQHLSGYSTMERSNSPPPFLGTHQRNPTHEIWFTAPSRIHTPQGQRLHHVAIRNFLALLHGKPIVGADIFEMLNTLQPEIQIMYDLESDAQSGLSARERSVHMITKYLTDHGFNDVRNSPKHAMALLAWAEQDAVRWRQGYLESFVHLSGIMNHELEEHPDFKRLSVVTRRSLGLAAKTLQLRVMEAEDKLTSFNFDDLYGDATKSTNSTVYQSYQAFRQFLVSYYTRNYGCWPPTPDRAWLNRKVARALQEDFGSLYDYLVDRDVVWYPREERSSRKWEMTHRQNSAFKADLPELGMTEMLVAYDNKNGYAHIPHPYPLLPKEVPKEGKDKEKKGFFSSLKKDKTKTSTPETTKDAKAQLQLSLIFTEATNIERLGVGFNGSTLIDEFEQFELTTDVKHVSPREARLGRWVLLYGILQLLSTLSVDVRDLQHTEDVWYFLNTDLKRVPEWVINNQAEYLEATQQQSWCWQRTWDHMSGKNAPVELEGSTTHDLVDHYLNSSNASGNTSIAEQPVPSRPQTEQALPPASSPPSSRPQTQQILPPVSSPAPSRPQTLEVLPPSASPLSSRPQTQKIFRSSASPPSSRPQTLEVLPPSASPPPSRPQTQQVRPASPPRPISRGVTMIQDDLRRISDKIESLSLSHAAGEHIRQAYERRRESEKGIPEGIPEEVEQEKPQLKVEVHRSQSRDGNTKHDSGADTSYTAHPETYSPRTDSLPRQQKSMPCLNNVSPLDFIARQGHSNSYLPPHLGLNPLRSHPPTMNMDLAAYSFSQAERDISWPAPPGFSEGSGSAS
- a CDS encoding MARVEL multi-domain protein, translated to MSFSGLSFIFWRVFQIITLIPTLGMLAWFVDWYNSRNLLTPVSILVLFIVSVLGAVWALGTLFLYTRAKHSAKFVAFVDLLFMGAFIGAVYALRGIADADCSGWQRNGSYSSDLGLFTISGSSYGFDIDRQCAMLKASWAFGIMNIIFFFITAILALLVHHHYRSDRVVVKREVHRSRHGHRSRSPRYSHRSQSRSRRSYV